The Enterobacter asburiae genome window below encodes:
- the ypfM gene encoding protein YpfM, with product MIERELGNWKDFIEGMLRK from the coding sequence ATGATTGAACGTGAACTGGGGAACTGGAAAGATTTTATCGAAGGCATGCTTCGTAAATGA
- a CDS encoding ArsC family reductase — MVVMYGIKNCDTIKKARRWLEANGVEYRFHDYRADGLDAEFLHSAIGELGWEALLNTRGTTWRKLDESLRASINNADSAAKLMLDMPAIIKRPLLCAPGQPMLLGFSETLYSDFFR, encoded by the coding sequence ATGGTTGTGATGTACGGCATTAAAAATTGCGACACCATCAAAAAAGCCCGCCGCTGGCTGGAAGCAAACGGCGTGGAGTACCGCTTCCACGATTACCGTGCCGACGGGCTTGATGCAGAATTTCTGCATAGCGCGATCGGCGAACTGGGGTGGGAAGCCCTGCTGAACACCCGCGGCACCACCTGGCGTAAACTCGACGAATCTCTGCGCGCCAGCATCAACAACGCCGACAGCGCGGCAAAACTGATGCTCGATATGCCGGCAATTATCAAACGCCCATTGCTCTGCGCGCCAGGGCAGCCTATGCTGCTGGGTTTCAGTGAAACCCTTTATTCCGACTTTTTTCGTTGA
- the dapE gene encoding succinyl-diaminopimelate desuccinylase yields the protein MSCPVIELTQQLIRRPSLSPDDAGCQALMIERLRAIGFTVERMDFGDTQNFWAWRGQGETLAFAGHTDVVPAGDADRWINPPFEPTIRDGMLFGRGAADMKGSLAAMVVAAERFVAQHPNHKNRLAFLITSDEEASAHNGTVKVVEALMARNERLDYCLVGEPSSTEVVGDVVKNGRRGSLTCNLTIHGVQGHVAYPHLADNPVHRAAPMLSELVGIEWDKGNEFFPPTSMQIANVKAGTGSNNVIPGDYFVQFNFRFSTELTDEMIKARVVALLEKYHLRYTVEWWLSGQPFLTQRGKLVDAVVNAIEHYNEIKPQLLTTGGTSDGRFIARMGAQVVELGPVNATIHKINECVNAADLQLLARMYQRIMEQLVA from the coding sequence ATGTCATGCCCGGTCATTGAGCTGACTCAGCAGCTTATTCGCCGTCCTTCCCTTAGCCCGGACGACGCAGGTTGTCAGGCACTTATGATTGAGCGCCTGCGTGCCATCGGTTTCACCGTTGAACGCATGGATTTTGGCGATACCCAGAACTTCTGGGCGTGGCGTGGCCAGGGTGAAACGCTGGCCTTTGCCGGGCATACTGACGTCGTTCCCGCCGGTGACGCGGATCGCTGGATTAACCCGCCGTTTGAACCGACCATCCGCGACGGTATGCTGTTTGGTCGCGGCGCGGCAGACATGAAAGGCTCCCTGGCGGCGATGGTCGTGGCGGCAGAGCGCTTTGTGGCTCAGCATCCGAACCACAAAAACCGTCTGGCGTTTTTAATCACCTCCGACGAAGAAGCCAGCGCCCATAACGGCACCGTGAAGGTCGTTGAAGCGCTGATGGCGCGTAACGAGCGTCTCGACTACTGTCTGGTCGGTGAGCCGTCCAGTACCGAAGTGGTGGGTGATGTTGTCAAAAATGGGCGCCGCGGTTCGCTGACCTGTAACCTGACCATTCACGGCGTTCAGGGGCACGTTGCATACCCGCATCTGGCCGATAACCCGGTCCATCGCGCTGCGCCGATGCTGAGCGAACTGGTGGGCATCGAGTGGGATAAAGGCAACGAATTCTTCCCGCCAACCAGCATGCAGATCGCGAACGTCAAGGCCGGGACCGGCAGCAACAACGTGATCCCGGGTGATTACTTCGTCCAGTTTAACTTCCGCTTCAGTACCGAACTGACCGATGAGATGATCAAGGCGCGCGTCGTCGCCCTGCTGGAAAAATATCACCTGCGCTACACCGTGGAGTGGTGGCTTTCCGGCCAGCCGTTCCTGACGCAGCGTGGCAAACTGGTGGATGCGGTGGTGAACGCCATCGAGCACTATAATGAAATTAAGCCACAGCTGCTGACAACGGGTGGCACCTCAGACGGACGCTTTATCGCCCGTATGGGCGCCCAGGTTGTCGAACTGGGTCCAGTGAACGCAACCATTCATAAAATCAATGAGTGTGTCAATGCGGCAGATTTGCAACTGCTGGCCCGTATGTATCAACGTATTATGGAGCAACTCGTCGCCTGA
- the ypfH gene encoding esterase, producing MKHDHFVVQSPDKPAKQLLLLFHGVGDNAVNMGQIGSWFAPVFPEALIVSIGGVEPCGPNGRQWFSVQGVTEENRQARIDAIMPTFIDIVRYWQQQSGVGADATALIGFSQGSIMSLESVKAQPGLVSRVIAFNGRFATLPTSATTQTTIHLIHGGEDRVIELSHAVAAQEALIREGGDVTLDIVDDLGHAIDDRSMQFALDRLRYTVPKHYFDEALSGGKPDDDDIVEFM from the coding sequence ATGAAACACGACCATTTTGTTGTTCAAAGTCCTGACAAACCGGCTAAGCAGTTACTGCTTCTGTTTCATGGCGTAGGCGATAATGCCGTCAATATGGGTCAGATTGGCAGCTGGTTTGCGCCCGTTTTTCCGGAAGCATTGATTGTCAGCATCGGTGGCGTAGAGCCATGTGGTCCGAACGGACGCCAGTGGTTCTCTGTTCAGGGCGTGACGGAAGAGAATCGTCAGGCTCGCATCGACGCCATCATGCCCACCTTTATCGATATCGTCCGCTACTGGCAGCAGCAGAGCGGCGTGGGTGCAGACGCGACCGCGCTGATTGGTTTCTCGCAGGGGTCAATCATGTCGCTGGAAAGCGTTAAAGCGCAGCCGGGTCTGGTTTCACGCGTCATCGCGTTTAACGGCCGCTTTGCGACGTTACCGACCAGTGCGACCACGCAGACCACGATCCACCTGATCCACGGTGGTGAAGACCGCGTGATTGAGCTCTCGCATGCGGTTGCCGCCCAGGAAGCGCTGATTCGCGAAGGTGGGGATGTGACGCTGGATATCGTTGACGATCTGGGCCACGCGATTGACGATCGTAGCATGCAGTTCGCGCTCGATCGTTTGCGCTATACCGTACCGAAGCACTACTTTGATGAAGCGCTCAGCGGCGGTAAGCCGGATGATGATGATATTGTTGAGTTTATGTGA
- a CDS encoding tRNA(Met) cytidine acetyltransferase TmcA — MLEFEQLIGELERTGHRRLVVLSGEAQWTLTQALALRDALPGDWVRLDEHPSKAISGLLGREFRHAVFDASAGFDVAAFAALSGTLSAGSLLVLRVPPLDAWSGLPDSDSLRWSDGAEAIATPHFVHHFCRTIDADPDAIVWHQCRALSLPPIPDAPDWQPASGAPQREQAEILDVLQGMAEGIVAVTAARGRGKSALAGMLLNRIAGSAVVTAPSKGATDIISRFAGERFHFMAPDALLASSHRADWLIVDEAAAIPGPLLEKLAVRFPRVLLTTTVQGYEGTGRGFLLKFCGRFAGLQRYSLSTPVRWAAGCPLERVVASALLFDDTLIDRRPEGEVRLTSLTPEAWERSPALAASVYELLCAAHYRTSPLDLRRMMDAPGQRFAVAETDPDIAGALWLVEEGGLSPELSRAVWAGYRRPRGNLVAQSLAAHGGSPLAATLRGRRVTRIAVHPHRQREGIGQALVRSASGEDYLSVSFGYTDELWRFWQQCGFVLVRMGSHREASSGCYTAMALLPQSQAGRQLCELAQRRLKRDARVLSAWNGEKIPVEDGWEATLNHDDWLELAGFAFAHRAFSTSVAALTRLLLTVDMPLPALRGKMEGKVEDVGRKALLATLRNETAQAIESLDYPRCQQLKEDILQWQFFQ, encoded by the coding sequence ATGCTGGAGTTTGAACAGCTGATAGGCGAGCTTGAGCGCACCGGCCATCGTCGGCTGGTGGTGCTCAGCGGCGAGGCGCAGTGGACGTTAACCCAGGCGCTTGCCCTGCGTGACGCCTTGCCCGGAGACTGGGTAAGGCTTGACGAACATCCTTCAAAAGCCATCAGCGGCCTGCTGGGACGCGAGTTCCGGCATGCCGTTTTTGACGCCAGCGCCGGGTTTGATGTCGCCGCGTTTGCCGCCCTGAGCGGAACGCTGAGCGCCGGAAGCCTTCTGGTGCTGCGGGTTCCGCCGCTCGACGCGTGGTCCGGGTTGCCAGACAGCGATTCACTGCGCTGGAGCGACGGCGCCGAAGCGATAGCCACGCCGCATTTTGTACACCATTTCTGCCGGACGATTGACGCCGATCCCGACGCGATTGTCTGGCATCAGTGCCGCGCGTTATCCCTTCCGCCTATACCCGACGCGCCTGACTGGCAGCCTGCCAGCGGCGCACCGCAGCGCGAGCAGGCTGAGATCCTGGATGTGCTGCAGGGGATGGCGGAGGGTATCGTGGCCGTCACCGCCGCGCGCGGGCGCGGAAAATCAGCCCTGGCGGGCATGCTGCTGAACCGCATTGCGGGCAGCGCCGTGGTTACCGCGCCGTCTAAAGGGGCGACGGACATCATCTCCCGCTTCGCCGGAGAGCGTTTTCATTTTATGGCCCCGGACGCGCTGCTTGCCTCTTCACACCGGGCTGACTGGCTGATTGTCGATGAAGCCGCTGCGATCCCTGGTCCGCTGCTGGAAAAGCTAGCTGTCCGTTTCCCTCGCGTGCTGTTGACCACCACGGTGCAGGGATATGAAGGAACGGGCCGGGGATTCTTGCTTAAATTCTGCGGTCGGTTTGCCGGGCTGCAGCGCTACAGTCTATCTACACCGGTGCGCTGGGCGGCGGGCTGCCCGCTTGAGCGGGTTGTTGCCAGCGCGCTGCTGTTTGACGATACGCTGATTGACCGCCGCCCGGAGGGAGAGGTGCGTTTAACCTCCCTGACACCGGAGGCCTGGGAACGCAGTCCGGCGCTTGCAGCGAGCGTATACGAGCTCCTCTGCGCGGCGCACTATCGTACCTCGCCGCTCGATTTACGCCGCATGATGGACGCGCCCGGGCAGCGGTTTGCCGTTGCCGAAACGGACCCGGATATCGCCGGGGCGCTCTGGCTGGTGGAGGAGGGCGGGCTCTCCCCTGAGCTTAGCCGCGCCGTATGGGCAGGGTACCGGCGTCCGCGCGGTAACCTGGTGGCGCAGTCTCTGGCGGCGCACGGCGGCTCTCCGCTGGCGGCGACGCTCAGAGGACGACGGGTGACCCGCATTGCCGTACATCCTCACCGTCAGCGGGAAGGGATTGGCCAGGCGCTTGTTCGCAGCGCCAGCGGCGAAGATTATCTGTCGGTGAGCTTTGGCTATACCGATGAACTTTGGCGTTTCTGGCAGCAATGTGGGTTTGTGCTGGTGCGGATGGGCAGCCATCGTGAAGCCAGCAGCGGCTGCTACACCGCGATGGCCTTGCTGCCGCAGAGTCAGGCAGGGCGTCAGCTGTGCGAGCTGGCGCAGCGGCGTCTGAAGCGCGATGCGCGGGTGTTATCAGCCTGGAACGGTGAAAAGATCCCCGTGGAAGACGGCTGGGAAGCTACCCTTAATCATGACGACTGGCTGGAGCTGGCGGGGTTTGCTTTTGCGCATCGGGCGTTTTCAACCTCGGTTGCCGCACTGACGCGGCTGTTGTTAACCGTGGACATGCCGCTTCCGGCCCTGCGTGGGAAAATGGAAGGGAAAGTGGAAGACGTCGGGCGAAAAGCCTTGCTGGCAACGTTGCGGAATGAAACCGCGCAAGCGATTGAAAGTCTTGACTATCCGCGCTGCCAGCAGCTGAAAGAAGATATTTTGCAATGGCAATTTTTTCAATGA
- the ypfJ gene encoding KPN_02809 family neutral zinc metallopeptidase, which produces MRWQGRRESDNVEDRRSDGGGGPSMGGPGFRLPSGKGGIILLIVVLVAGYYGVDLTGLMTGQPLQQQEHSQRSISPNEDEAAKFTSVILATTEDTWSQLFEKMGRTYQQPKLVMYRGATRTGCGTGQSVMGPFYCPADGTVYIDLSFYDDMKRKLGADGDFAQGYVIAHEVGHHVQKLLGIEPKVRQLQQNASQAEVNRLSVKMELQADCFAGVWGHSMQQQGVLESGDLEEALNAAQAIGDDRLQQQSQGRVVPDSFTHGTSQQRYSWFKRGFDSGDPAQCNTFGKAM; this is translated from the coding sequence ATGCGCTGGCAAGGGCGTCGTGAAAGTGACAATGTAGAAGACAGACGCAGTGATGGTGGCGGCGGTCCTTCAATGGGAGGACCCGGCTTCCGGTTACCCAGCGGCAAGGGCGGGATAATCCTGCTGATTGTCGTGCTGGTTGCGGGGTATTACGGCGTCGATCTCACCGGTTTAATGACCGGTCAGCCGCTGCAGCAGCAGGAGCATTCTCAGCGCTCCATCAGCCCGAATGAAGATGAAGCGGCCAAATTTACCTCCGTTATTCTCGCCACAACAGAAGACACCTGGAGTCAGCTGTTTGAGAAGATGGGGCGTACCTACCAGCAGCCGAAGCTGGTGATGTACCGGGGGGCAACCCGCACCGGATGCGGTACCGGGCAATCTGTGATGGGGCCGTTCTACTGCCCGGCAGACGGCACCGTCTATATCGATCTCTCTTTTTACGATGACATGAAACGCAAGCTTGGCGCTGACGGTGATTTTGCCCAGGGCTATGTGATCGCGCATGAAGTCGGCCATCACGTGCAAAAGCTGCTGGGGATTGAGCCAAAAGTGCGCCAGCTTCAGCAAAATGCCTCTCAGGCGGAAGTGAACCGCCTTTCCGTTAAAATGGAGCTGCAGGCGGACTGCTTCGCGGGCGTCTGGGGCCACAGCATGCAGCAGCAGGGCGTCCTGGAATCCGGCGATCTTGAGGAGGCGTTAAATGCCGCTCAGGCTATCGGTGATGACCGTCTTCAGCAGCAGAGCCAGGGGCGCGTCGTGCCCGACAGCTTCACTCACGGTACCTCACAGCAGCGCTATAGCTGGTTTAAACGCGGCTTCGACAGCGGCGATCCGGCGCAGTGTAATACCTTCGGCAAAGCGATGTAA
- the purC gene encoding phosphoribosylaminoimidazolesuccinocarboxamide synthase has translation MQKQAELYRGKAKTVYSTENPDLLVLEFRNDTSAGDGARIEQFDRKGMVNNKFNHFIMTKLAEAGIPTQMEALLSDTECLVKKLDMVPVECVIRNRAAGSLVKRLGIEEGIELNPPLFDLFLKNDAMHDPMVNESYCETFGWVSKENLARMQELTYKANDVLKKLFDDAGLILVDFKLEFGLFKGEVVLGDEFSPDGSRLWDKETLDKMDKDRFRQSLGGLIEAYEAVAHRLGVKLD, from the coding sequence ATGCAGAAGCAAGCTGAGTTGTATCGTGGCAAAGCGAAGACCGTATACAGCACGGAAAACCCGGATCTGTTGGTGCTCGAGTTCCGCAATGATACGTCAGCAGGGGATGGCGCACGCATTGAGCAGTTCGATCGTAAAGGCATGGTGAACAACAAGTTCAACCACTTCATTATGACCAAACTGGCCGAAGCGGGTATCCCGACCCAGATGGAAGCGTTGCTGTCCGATACGGAATGTCTGGTGAAAAAACTGGATATGGTTCCGGTTGAGTGCGTTATTCGTAACCGTGCGGCGGGCTCCCTGGTGAAGCGTCTCGGCATTGAAGAAGGTATCGAACTGAATCCACCGCTGTTCGACCTGTTCCTGAAAAACGATGCCATGCACGATCCGATGGTCAACGAATCCTACTGCGAAACCTTCGGCTGGGTGAGCAAAGAGAACCTGGCGCGTATGCAGGAGCTGACCTATAAAGCCAACGACGTGCTGAAAAAGCTGTTTGATGACGCGGGCCTGATCCTCGTAGATTTCAAGCTGGAGTTTGGTCTGTTCAAAGGTGAAGTGGTGCTGGGCGATGAGTTCTCACCAGACGGTAGCCGCCTGTGGGATAAAGAAACCCTGGATAAAATGGACAAAGACCGTTTCCGTCAGAGCCTGGGTGGCCTGATTGAAGCGTACGAAGCGGTTGCTCACCGTTTAGGCGTTAAGCTCGACTAA
- the bamC gene encoding outer membrane protein assembly factor BamC, whose product MAYSVQKSRLAKVASVSLVMLLAACSSDSRYKRQVSGDESYLDATPLAELHAPAGMILPIQNGDYNIPVTNGSGLVGKALDIRPPAQPLALVSGARTQFTGDTASLMVESARGSTLWPQVVSVIQLKNYTIDKRDDASQTLTTDWVEWNRLDEDQQYRGRYQVSVKPQGYQQAVNVKLLNLEQAGKPVADAASLQRYSTEMLNVIAAGLDKTATDAANAAQSRNGATFDVQSGADDTGLPMLVVRAPFNQTWQRLPATLEKVGMKVTDSTRSTGSMTATYKPLSDSAWQELGAKDPQLASGDYKIQVGDLDNRSSLQFIDPKGHTLTQSQNDALVAVFQAAFSK is encoded by the coding sequence ATGGCTTATTCAGTACAGAAGTCGCGCCTGGCGAAGGTTGCGAGTGTTTCGCTTGTTATGCTGCTCGCTGCCTGTAGTTCAGATTCGCGCTACAAGCGCCAGGTGAGCGGTGATGAATCCTATCTGGATGCGACCCCGCTTGCTGAACTTCACGCACCGGCTGGCATGATCCTGCCGATTCAGAACGGCGATTATAATATTCCCGTGACCAACGGCAGCGGCCTGGTCGGTAAAGCGCTTGATATTCGTCCGCCAGCACAGCCTCTGGCGCTGGTCAGCGGGGCGCGTACCCAGTTCACCGGTGATACGGCGTCTCTGATGGTTGAGAGCGCGCGCGGTAGCACGCTGTGGCCGCAGGTTGTCAGCGTCATTCAGTTGAAGAACTACACCATCGATAAACGCGATGACGCCAGCCAGACGTTAACCACCGACTGGGTCGAATGGAACCGTCTGGATGAAGACCAGCAGTACCGCGGTCGCTATCAAGTCTCCGTAAAACCACAGGGTTATCAGCAGGCGGTTAACGTTAAGCTGTTGAACCTGGAGCAGGCGGGTAAACCGGTTGCGGATGCCGCGTCCCTGCAGCGTTACAGCACCGAAATGCTGAACGTGATTGCCGCGGGTCTGGATAAGACCGCTACCGATGCTGCCAACGCCGCGCAGAGCCGCAACGGCGCGACCTTCGATGTACAAAGCGGTGCGGATGATACCGGCCTGCCAATGCTGGTGGTGCGTGCACCGTTTAACCAGACCTGGCAGCGTCTGCCAGCGACGCTGGAAAAAGTGGGCATGAAAGTGACCGACAGCACGCGTTCGACCGGCAGCATGACGGCAACGTATAAGCCGCTCTCCGACAGCGCATGGCAGGAACTGGGAGCGAAAGATCCTCAGCTTGCCTCCGGTGACTACAAGATTCAGGTAGGCGACCTTGATAACCGCAGCAGTCTGCAGTTTATCGATCCTAAAGGTCACACGCTGACCCAGTCGCAGAACGATGCGCTGGTCGCTGTCTTCCAGGCAGCATTCAGCAAATAA
- the dapA gene encoding 4-hydroxy-tetrahydrodipicolinate synthase, whose translation MFTGSIVALVTPMDEKGNVCRSSMKKLIDYHVANGTSAIVSVGTTGESATLSHDEHGDVVMLTLELADGRIPVIAGTGANATAEAISLTKRFNDSGIVGCLTVTPYYNRPTQEGLFQHFKAIAEHTDLPQILYNVPSRTGCDMLPETVGRLSEVKNIIGIKEATGNLSRVHQIKELVSDDFILLSGDDATALDFMQLGGHGVISVTANVAARDMAEMCKLAAAGHFDEARVINQRLMPLHNKLFVEPNPIPVKWACKELGLVASDTLRLPMTPITDHGRDIVRAALKHAGLL comes from the coding sequence ATGTTCACGGGAAGTATTGTCGCGCTTGTTACACCGATGGATGAAAAAGGTAATGTCTGCCGGTCAAGCATGAAGAAGCTCATTGATTACCATGTCGCCAACGGAACCTCGGCGATCGTTTCGGTAGGGACTACCGGTGAATCCGCAACGCTGAGCCACGACGAGCACGGCGATGTGGTAATGCTGACCCTGGAACTGGCTGACGGACGTATTCCGGTCATCGCGGGGACAGGGGCTAATGCAACCGCAGAAGCTATCAGCCTGACCAAGCGTTTTAACGACAGCGGCATCGTTGGCTGTCTGACGGTGACCCCTTATTACAACCGTCCTACTCAGGAAGGTTTGTTCCAGCACTTCAAAGCCATCGCTGAACATACTGACTTGCCACAAATTCTGTATAATGTGCCGTCCCGTACCGGTTGCGATATGCTGCCGGAAACCGTTGGTCGTCTCTCGGAAGTAAAAAATATTATCGGTATTAAAGAGGCGACAGGGAACTTAAGCCGCGTTCATCAGATCAAAGAGCTGGTTTCAGACGACTTTATCCTGTTGAGTGGTGATGATGCGACCGCGCTGGACTTTATGCAGCTCGGTGGTCATGGCGTGATCTCCGTAACGGCAAACGTTGCGGCGCGCGATATGGCAGAAATGTGCAAACTGGCCGCAGCCGGTCACTTTGATGAAGCGCGTGTCATTAATCAGCGTCTGATGCCGCTGCACAATAAATTATTTGTCGAACCCAATCCGATCCCAGTGAAATGGGCATGTAAGGAGTTGGGACTTGTAGCATCCGACACGCTGCGTCTGCCAATGACACCGATTACCGACCACGGTCGTGACATCGTCAGGGCGGCGCTGAAGCATGCCGGTTTGCTGTAG
- a CDS encoding glycine cleavage system transcriptional repressor, translating into MTTSSQHYLVITALGADRPGIVNTITRHVSSCGCNIEDSRLAMLGEEFTFIMLLSGTWNAITLIESTLPLKGAELDLLIVMKRTTARPRPALPSTVWVQVEVPDSPHLIERFTALFDSHQMNIAELVSRTQTSDDQGLPVLFIQITAHSPASQDASNIEQAFKALCTELNAQGSISVVNYSQHEQDGVE; encoded by the coding sequence TTGACAACCTCATCACAACATTACCTGGTTATCACTGCGCTGGGTGCCGACAGGCCGGGTATCGTGAACACCATCACCCGCCACGTAAGCAGCTGCGGCTGTAATATCGAAGACAGCCGTCTGGCCATGCTTGGCGAAGAGTTCACATTTATTATGTTGCTTTCCGGGACATGGAACGCCATTACGTTGATTGAATCGACCCTGCCGCTGAAAGGGGCCGAACTGGATTTGCTGATTGTCATGAAGCGCACCACCGCGCGTCCGCGTCCGGCACTGCCTTCTACCGTCTGGGTACAGGTTGAAGTGCCTGATTCTCCGCATCTGATTGAGCGTTTCACGGCGCTTTTTGACAGTCACCAGATGAATATTGCCGAACTGGTTTCCCGTACGCAGACAAGCGATGACCAGGGTCTTCCGGTGCTGTTTATTCAAATTACCGCGCACAGCCCTGCCTCACAGGATGCGTCAAATATCGAGCAAGCGTTCAAAGCCCTCTGTACAGAATTAAACGCGCAGGGCAGTATAAGCGTCGTCAATTATTCGCAGCACGAACAGGATGGAGTTGAGTAA
- the bcp gene encoding thioredoxin-dependent thiol peroxidase, translating into MNPLKAGDIAPKFSLPDQDGEQVNLTDFQGQRVLVYFYPKAMTPGCTVQACGLRDNMDDLKKVGVEVLGISTDKPEKLSRFAEKELLNFTLLSDEDHQVCEQFGVWGEKTFMGKTYDGIHRISFLIDADGKVEHVFDDFKTSNHHDVVLNWLKASA; encoded by the coding sequence ATGAACCCACTGAAAGCCGGTGACATCGCACCGAAATTTAGCTTACCGGATCAAGACGGCGAGCAAGTAAATTTGACCGACTTCCAGGGACAGCGTGTTCTGGTCTATTTCTACCCGAAAGCCATGACCCCCGGCTGCACCGTACAGGCCTGCGGCTTACGCGACAACATGGACGACTTGAAAAAAGTCGGCGTGGAAGTGCTGGGTATCAGCACGGATAAACCAGAAAAGCTGTCACGATTTGCTGAAAAAGAGCTGCTGAACTTCACGCTGCTTTCTGATGAAGATCATCAGGTATGCGAGCAGTTCGGCGTCTGGGGCGAGAAGACGTTTATGGGTAAAACCTACGACGGTATTCACCGCATCAGCTTCCTGATTGACGCTGACGGTAAAGTTGAACATGTGTTTGACGACTTCAAAACCAGCAACCACCACGACGTGGTGTTGAACTGGCTGAAAGCAAGCGCCTGA
- a CDS encoding AI-2E family transporter, producing the protein MLEMLMQWYRRRFSDPEAIALLVILVAGFGILFFFSGLLAPLLVAIVLAYLLEWPTVRLEHIGCSRRWATSIVLVLFVGILLLMAFVVMPVAWQQGINLIRDMPGMLNKLSDFAATLPRRYPALMDAGIIDAMAENMRARIMTMGDSVVKYSLASLVGLLTLAVYLVLVPLMVFFLVKDKDQMLNAVRRILPRNRGLAGQVWEEMNQQITNYIRGKVLEMIVVGVATWIGFLIFGLNYSLLLAVLVGLSVLIPYIGAFVVTIPVVGVALFQFGLGTEFWSCFAVYLIIQGLDGNLLVPVLFSEAVNLHPLVIILSVVIFGGLWGFWGVFFAIPLATLIKAVVHAWPDVPAVEEK; encoded by the coding sequence CTGGTTGCCGGGTTCGGCATTCTGTTCTTCTTCAGCGGTCTGCTCGCTCCCCTGCTGGTGGCGATTGTGCTGGCGTACCTGCTGGAGTGGCCAACGGTTCGCCTGGAACACATCGGCTGTTCCCGTCGCTGGGCGACCAGCATCGTACTGGTGCTGTTTGTCGGCATCCTGCTGTTGATGGCTTTTGTGGTGATGCCGGTCGCCTGGCAGCAGGGAATTAACCTGATCCGCGACATGCCCGGTATGCTGAACAAGCTGTCTGATTTCGCCGCCACGCTGCCGCGCCGTTACCCGGCCCTGATGGATGCCGGGATTATCGACGCGATGGCCGAAAATATGCGCGCCCGCATCATGACGATGGGCGATTCGGTGGTGAAGTACTCTCTGGCCTCGCTGGTCGGACTGCTGACGCTGGCGGTTTACCTTGTGCTCGTGCCGCTGATGGTCTTCTTCCTGGTGAAAGATAAAGATCAGATGCTCAACGCCGTGCGCCGTATTCTGCCGCGCAACCGCGGGCTGGCAGGCCAGGTCTGGGAAGAGATGAACCAGCAGATCACCAACTACATTCGCGGCAAGGTGCTGGAGATGATTGTCGTGGGGGTAGCCACCTGGATTGGCTTCCTGATTTTCGGCCTGAACTATTCGCTGCTGCTGGCGGTGCTGGTGGGGCTGTCGGTCCTGATTCCGTACATCGGCGCGTTTGTGGTGACCATTCCGGTTGTTGGGGTCGCGCTGTTCCAGTTTGGGTTGGGGACAGAGTTCTGGAGTTGCTTTGCGGTGTACCTGATTATTCAGGGCCTGGACGGTAACCTGCTGGTGCCGGTGCTGTTCTCCGAAGCGGTGAACCTGCATCCACTGGTGATTATCTTATCCGTGGTGATTTTCGGCGGGCTGTGGGGATTCTGGGGCGTGTTCTTTGCTATTCCGCTGGCTACGCTGATTAAAGCCGTGGTCCACGCGTGGCCGGATGTGCCGGCGGTGGAAGAGAAGTAG